The following are encoded in a window of Glandiceps talaboti chromosome 5, keGlaTala1.1, whole genome shotgun sequence genomic DNA:
- the LOC144435597 gene encoding uncharacterized protein LOC144435597, translating into MELSALGEQVFAVEKILKKRYRRGNIEYLVKWKDWPDKFNSWEPRDNILDQRLIFEFHNSYDGEFGEPKKGRKPKKRRFNQADVHARIRSPTTANVPGMETHFEHGVVRVVGERNAGDVSANSGLAVGDHTNVARTYSLITNTGGGGDQINVGEKMENGGCSMNVCRIATKHVDALDRNGGPTVERGSWSHVVNGGHNETHANIFLTAHGHGADLEVPKTYYVHDADQYHPGSGKRTSPKLKLTKRGPGYYMNQTKLENMNPGSPSRDIPSPKYDQENISEATQDNDTYSSWQCGNNKPKSTIRTIIPLNLWHPTKKYQSTIDHISITDVTAQNITVTIRESDTDIGFFSFREDSNGCGGNDYGSSRSLNLDSSVDGLADEKKSPESPDEEVTVKKELPSKIDLQEETADKSPDLKTGDLCVVVVPSPEQIKTKNVDAYIDKEAGNIQEKDQNANEICTLEEDTKAKKIERPVVGGNCVPMETTSEVNVDHEQFHQQPNIF; encoded by the exons ATGGAACTGTCGGCGCTCGGAGAGCAAGTTTTCGCCGTTGAGAAGATTTTGAAGAAGCGGTATCGTCGA GGTAACATTGAATATCTCGTCAAATGGAAAGACTGGCCAGATAA gtTCAATTCGTGGGAACCGAGGGACAATATACTTGACCAGAGACTAATCTTCGAATTTCACAACAG TTATGATGGGGAATTTGGTGAACCTAAGAAAGGACGTAAACCTAAGAAGCGCCGTTTCAACCAG GCCGACGTACACGCACGGATAAGAAGCCCAACAACTGCCAATGTACCAGGCATGGAAACGCATTTCGAACACGGCGTTGTCCGGGTCGTGGGAGAGAGAAATGCAGGCGACGTCAGTGCAAATTCCGGTCTAGCTGTGGGAGACCATACGAATGTAGCGAGGACGTACAGTCTGATAACAAACACGGGTGGGGGAGGTGATCAAATAAACGTGGgtgaaaaaatggaaaatggcGGGTGTTCGATGAATGTATGTCGCATTGCTACAAAACACGTGGACGCTTTAGACCGCAATGGCGGGCCGACGGTGGAACGAGGATCTTGGAGTCACGTTGTCAATGGTGGACACAATGAGACACACGCAAATATTTTCCTGACCGCTCATGGACACGGTGCCGATTTAGAAGTGCCGAAGACGTACTACGTACATGATGCTGATCAATATCACCCGGGAAGTGGTAAGAGGACAAGTCCAAAGCTCAAACTCACTAAACGCGGCCCCGGATATTATATGAATCAAACGAAACTTGAAAATATGAACCCGGGGTCACCAAGTAGAGACATACCAAGTCCGAAATACGACCAGGAAAACATATCAGAGGCAACACAAGACAACGATACGTACAGTAGTTGGCAATGTGGCAATAACAAACCAAAATCTACAATAAGAACTATCATACCATTAAATTTATGGCACCCTACAAAAAAGTACCAGTCAACAATTGATCACATTTCCATCACCGATGTCACAGCTCAAAATATCACAGTGACTATCAGGGAGAGTGACACGGACATCGGCTTCTTCAGTTTTCGAGAAGACAGCAATGGTTGTGGTGGTAATGATTATGGAAGCAGTAGAAGTTTGAACTTGGACTCCTCGGTAGATGGACTTGCGGATGAAAAGAAGTCGCCCGAAAGTCCAGACGAGGAAGTCACTGTCAAGAAGGAGCTTCCCAGTAAAATCGATTTACAAGAAGAAACAGCAGACAAATCACCGGATTTGAAAACTGGAGATCTTTGTGTGGTGGTTGTTCCTTCGCCCGAACAAATTAAAACGAAAAATGTTGACGCATATATAGACAAAGAAGCTGGAAATATACAAGAAAAGGATCAAAATGCCAACGAGATTTGCACCCTTGAGGAAGACACGAAAGCGAAGAAAATAGAACGTCCTGTAGTGGGTGGGAATTGCGTTCCTATGGAAACCACTTCCGAAGTCAACGTAGATCACGAACAGTTCCACCAACAACCTAACATTTTTTAG